Proteins encoded together in one Triticum dicoccoides isolate Atlit2015 ecotype Zavitan chromosome 7B, WEW_v2.0, whole genome shotgun sequence window:
- the LOC119336532 gene encoding uncharacterized protein LOC119336532, giving the protein MAGEEAAEGSGNRRRMDLNLYLGLPPLPRPPGRLGVAMDCPPPATSAIPVPESPRMDEPAVLPAPEEMPPLPVVYSPSNALSTPELSLIDPMLFDWLDGLSTDSEEALDAGEPAVVRDASSHDANVSPPPPAPLSLPGLEGVRLEWVERLSHPILVTPAAGAEMVSTRVMRQSMGAVNAIEDMTPELRLQRLIQVSEQHRIVRPGSVNRNHRATSPEAERLAQAIQRSHSSLDASRRQKLDGDGKMTGIGAVKKDGNCGCNSSFECNICLEAAKEPVVTPCGHLFCWPCLYQWLHGHSAHSECPVCKGEVLEVNVTPIYGRGGGERDACSNDVPPRPRANRSESLRQQLQMPDPRGIASMVRRLIENQDIVRGQAAPPAGGVEVTVLPAARSRARVRRQQRHSLVSPSPIMLRASNAAPESGNQVRLPSSNSVNAAPAVTQQSSSMEQASTSSTLAVIVGQAAQSRRSRPSESTTTRRTRRRQQQ; this is encoded by the coding sequence ATGGCGGGGGAGGAGGCCGCGGAGGGAAGCGGGAACAGGAGGCGGATGGATCTAAACCTGTACCTGGGCCTCCCTCCATTGCCGCGGCCTCCAGGTCGGCTGGGTGTAGCTATGGATTGCCCGCCGCCGGCCACCTCGGCCATTCCGGTTCCGGAATCTCCAAGAATGGATGAGCCTGCAGTACTACCGGCACCAGAGGAGATGCCGCCACTGCCCGTTGTATACTCGCCGTCCAATGCGCTCTCCACGCCGGAGCTATCGCTGATAGATCCGATGCTATTTGATTGGCTTGATGGCCTCAGTACGGACAGTGAAGAGGCTCTTGATGCTGGTGAACCGGCTGTGGTGCGCGACGCGTCCTCACATGATGCCAATGTCTCACCACCGCCGCCAGCGCCATTGTCTCTTCCTGGGCTAGAAGGGGTTCGCCTTGAATGGGTGGAAAGGCTTTCTCACCCTATTCTGGTGACTCCTGCAGCCGGAGCAGAGATGGTGAGCACGAGGGTGATGAGGCAATCTATGGGGGCTGTGAATGCAATTGAAGACATGACGCCTGAGCTCCGCCTGCAGAGGTTGATCCAGGTGAGTGAACAGCACCGCATTGTGCGGCCGGGGTCAGTGAACCGCAACCACCGGGCGACCAGCCCAGAAGCAGAAAGACTGGCGCAAGCCATCCAGCGGTCTCATAGCTCTCTAGATGCATCAAGGCGGCAGAAGCTCGATGGTGATGgcaagatgacaggaattggtgctGTCAAGAAGGACGGGAACTGTGGGTGCAACTCCAGTTTCGAGTGCAATATCTGCCTTGAAGCGGCTAAAGAGCCCGTGGTTACACCGTGCGGCCACCTCTTCTGCTGGCCATGCTTGTACCAGTGGCTCCATGGACATTCAGCCCACTCTGAGTGCCCTGTTTGCAAGGGAGAGGTGCTCGAAGTAAATGTCACACCAATATATGGAAGAGGAGGTGGTGAACGGGATGCCTGCAGCAATGATGTTCCTCCCAGACCGCGCGCAAACAGGAGTGAGAGCTTGAGGCAGCAGCTGCAAATGCCAGACCCAAGAGGCATTGCAAGCATGGTGAGACGGTTGATAGAAAACCAGGATATAGTGAGAGGCCAGGCAGCTCCACCTGCAGGCGGGGTTGAGGTGACTGTACTTCCCGCAGCCCGGTCAAGGGCTAGGGTACGGAGACAGCAAAGACACAGTCTTGTTTCACCCTCCCCAATAATGCTGCGTGCAAGCAACGCAGCCCCTGAGAGTGGCAATCAGGTCCGATTGCCATCTTCTAATTCCGTTAATGCTGCACCCGCAGTTACTCAGCAGTCGTCATCCATGGAGCAGGCATCGACTTCTAGCACCCTGGCTGTTATAGTGGGAcaggcagcccaaagtaggaggtcCAGACCTTCGGAGTCCACAACCACAAGAAGAACAAGGAGGAGGCAGCAGCAGTAG